CCGACCATCGGGACCCCTGCGCTCAGCCCCTCGAGGGtcgagttccacccgcagtgtGTCATGAAACAGCCCGTGGCTCGGTGGGCCAGGACTTCCAATTGGTTGCACCACGTGGCGATCATGACCTTTTCTTGAACAAATTCTCCGAACCCTTGTGGCAACTTATCGAGCTCGGATGGCCTCACCACCCATAGGAAAGGGAAGCCGCTTTCCTTTAGCCCCCATGCTATCTCCTCCATTTGCTCCGCAGTCAATGAAATCATGCTTCCAAAGGAGACGTACACCACCGATTTAGGAGGCTTCGTCTCGAGCCAATGGGCGCACTCGATGTTTAACGGCTTCCATAAGCTCGCGCCGTACGTGTCGTCTTTGTCTATGCGGCAGTCCAAGTATGTAGATGGGACCATTGGACCGATCAACTTTGCTGGCCAAAGATCTGATATGCTCTTTGCTTCCTAGCATTATATGCATCATGAAGAACTTAATTAGAAAGATAATTATCTGGGATGCAAAATTGATTGTATCCAAGATTCTAAGCATTCCTATGCGTGGTGTGGCCCAACATCTTCAGCACTTTGTGGGAGAAAATACATCTTTTGATAGAAAATCTAAGGGTTTTAAGGAAATAACACTATACTTCATTTCGTGTTGTGTAGTGTCACGTCCACAATTCATAATTGGaatagatttttcaatttaggaGATTAGATGATGGTTTTAACTGTTGAGACTCGCTCTAGTGACCCTACAACCTGATCGACCACCATGAGGAAGATGAAACTCAAATCGATGTGCAATAGAACTAAGAGGACAATAGCAATGTTTATCATGTGAATTTCCCATACCTCATATTCTAAGGCCTCAAAGCTGTTTCCGAAAATCCAATCAGCCTTGTCTGTGTTAGTGAACTGTCTCAGCTTCATGGCTAAGTAagcagggtaggttccaggcgACTGAAGAAAACTCGGGAGGTCCCGTGAGTTTAGCGGAGGCAAGCCGGGAACCAAAAGCGCCTCATCGTGGAATTCCAGCGGCAATTTGAGCAGTCCACAGTGCAAGCGGTAGAATATGTTCGAGATCGCGACTGAGTTAGTGAAGAATGCCGCACCGAATATGCCATGCTGCTTAGCCACATTGAGAGCCCACGGGAAAAAGGAGTCGTAGACCACGCAAGTGACGGGGGCATCGGTGCTCGAGTACTTCTCGATAACTTCAGACAATGTTCTCGAGCCGTGTTCCTCAAACGACTGGAGGAAGACGGCTTCGCTCCCGGCTTGAGCGAACCCCTTCTCATCGAACCCGTCAGATATGGGTTCGACCCCGACGTTCGGAGCATGGATGGATTTGACCGTGTAGTGAGTTGTGGCGAGTGTGGCCTTGAGTCCTTTGGAAGCCAAACGCTTTGCGAATTGGAGGAGAGGGTTGATGTGGCCCTGGCTTGGATATGGAAGAACCACTACATGGGCTCTGCGTTGCTCAGCCTCCATTTTCATCGGTATACTGAATTCCCACAGAAGAAAAGGGTCGTAATTGATATAGGCCAGCCCTTCTAGAAGAAAAGCATTGACAGGCGAGCGACCATcgtacgatttttttttttggagatcgACTTGTCCGGGCTTTTTTTAGCACCATAACTCTATAAAATACTAACGCGTCAGCCTTTGGAAAAGTGAATTTATTGAGCATAGATGATGGCGCTTGAAATGATAGTTTTAGAACGAAGAATTTTATTACGACTGTTCGTTaggaatttataaatattatccAGATTAATTAGAAGGTGTGAAAATACTAGAACCGGAATGTCAAAAGTATGAAAAAGCATCTCATGATTtgcacttttcaataatattcttATATCATGATATGTGTTAAATATTTCTCAAGTTTGAGTTCGTTAGACAAATACGCATAAGTCTGGCCAAATAAACAAAGTTCAGGGGAGACTTTTTGATGTCTTCGAATTTTGTTCCGCCATTAATCCTATCTCCATGCGTAGAAGGAAGAAGCCGAAGAAAGCGGCACGAGTGCTTTAAGTTTTTTAAGTCTCATGCGGGCAAAGCGAAGTCAGAGAAGAGAGATTTGCCTTAGCCGAAAAGGAAGGCATCCGCAAACTTCTGCATTAAATAAAGGGACCCACAACCTGTTGTAAATGCATGAGGAAGACCCCTGTAGCGCTTGCTTCTCtccaggaaaaagaaattcgaagATGGTGGCCCACCTCTTTTCACTCATTTCTTCTACATCATTAAATGCATGCCCACGCACATGCACAATCTGCACGCATGCCGACAAATATGGTGGGCGTCGGTGCCAATTGGGGGCTTGTCTTGTGGGCGCCTGTGTTGCATTTAATGAGACCgtttactttcattttttatcttgttttctGCCCTTCTCCCTATAGAAGGAGAAGACGTTTGAAGATGCAggcagagagagtgagagaaaagagctcgagagagagtgagaggcgTGAGCTCCGCGGAGTTGAGTCCATTGAATTGAGTTGTTAAATACCGTGATTATTGGGTATAAAGTAGGGCTGGGAAATACTTGAGTACATGAGTGATTGTAATATtgtaattctccgatttatagtgaattattttgTTGGCTCTCCTCGTGGATGTAGGTTCCAACATTCGGACCAAACGACGTAAATTTCTGTTGTCCTTTTATTATGCCTCGTTTTATTTCTGTCAATTTATATAGCTCCCgatataattgcaaaattatgATATGCTTCCATTGCACTGCTaattccaacaattggtatcagagctaagactttgcaattatgtccaaagcaaaagtagaaattgagaTATTTAACGGTAGGAACTACTTCGGGTTATGGAGCGTGTCAAGATGAAGGCTCTATTAACAACTTAAAGATTAGCCAAGGCATTGGAGGGCAAGGCTAAGTTGCCTGAAACAATTCGAGATGCCGAAAAGGATGAGCTAATGGAGTTATTGAATGAAGTGCTAATAGAGGTGACCGAGGAGAAGGATGCTACGGTGTTATGGGAAAAACTTCAGGCTCTCTATGTAACGAAGGGTTTGAACAATCATTTATATATGTTGAAGAGAATGTTCTAGTTTCAATACACTAAAGGTACATCCATTAGATCCCACCTAGATGAGTTTAATAAACTCATTATGGACTTGAAGAATGTTGGTAAGATtttagatgatgaagaacaaggcATGATGTTGTTGGCATCTCTATTGGAGTCATGGAGCACTTTACCGACTCCTTATTATAGGGGTGTACTACGActacctcagaagaggtaaaaTCTGCCCGGTTTTTAAAagagtggcagagaaagttgcgtGATGACAGTCTAGTGCAAGATGTAATGCGTAGACTAGTGATTCAAGGTAGAGACCAACATTGGAGGCCCAACAACAGAAGCAAAAACAAGAGCAAGTTGAAGTTGCGacatagaaaattaaaaggtcgcgtgaagtgctttgaatgtcacgaggaggggcacataaggagagattgtccaaagctaAGAAATAAAGGCGGTTGGCAAAGTGCCACAAGCAGTGCGGCGAATGTTGCCAAGGAAAGTACCGGTGATGCCAAGGTTGTCTTATGTATATCTACAAGTTCGTTAGGAGATGAATTGGTGCTAGATTCTGGATGTTCCTATCACATGACTTCTCATAGGAACTGGTTCACTATCTATCGGACTGCAGCAGGTGGTAGAgttattttatgaaataatgCAGCTTGCAAGGTTGTAGGGATAGGAACAATTCAGATCCGAATGCACGATGGCATAACGGACATTGACAGACGTAAGGCATGTACTGAAGCTCAAGAAGAGCCTTATTTCTTTAGGaacactcgatgacatcgggtgCAAATACACAATGGAAGGTGGAGTACTGAATATCTCTCGAGGTGCCTTGATagtgatgaaaatgaataagGTGAATTATCTCTATCATTTATTGGGAGAAACCGTGACCGGAGTTGCTGCAGTTTCATCAAGTGAGTCAGACTCAAATTTGACCCAGTTATGGCATATGCGATTGGGACACATGAGTGAGGTAGGTATGAAGATGCTGAGTGAGAAGGGGTTGCTGAAAGGTCAGAAGACAGGAAAGCTGGACCTGTGTGAGCACTACATCTTCGGGAAGCAGCTTCGTGTTAAATTTGGTACAGCTCTACATTCGACCAAGCAACTAGTAGAATACATTCATTCAAATGCTTAGGCACCGTCTCTAGTTCCATCAAAAGGAGGTGCTCGATATATGCTGGCATTCATCAACGATTACTCGAGGAAAGTATGGGTATACTTCCTAAAGCACAAATCTGAGGTATTTGATCAGttcaagaattttaaggcattgattgagaagcagtcaagtaaacaaatcaagtgcttgagaattgataatggcatggagttctaTGGTAAGGACTTTACCAAGTTTTGCCAAAAGGAAAGGATTGTGAGACACCACACAGTTCCTGGAACACCACAACATAATGACATAGCAGAATGGAATAATAGAACTCTACTTGAGCGAGCTCGGTGCATGCTTTTGCATGCAGGACTGGGCAAGGAATTTGGGCCGAAACAGTAAATATAGCATGTTACCTAATTAATTGATCCCCATCATCTATTATCaagtggaagactcctgaggaagtatggtcaGAGAAACATGTTGATTACTCCGGATTACAGATATTCGGATGTCCTGTGTATGCTCATGCGAGtaatggtaagcttgagccgagggtGATGAAGTGTatatttctgggttatgcacaAGGGGTGAAGGCTACCGGCTGTGGTGCATTGATTCCAGATCACTCGATTTACTAATCAATAGAGACATGATCTTCGACAAGACCATAATGCTTCAAAAGATGAGACTTGAGACTTAAATAGCAAAGCAAACGGATCATGGTGTCAGAAGTGAGGTGGAGTTTCAGATGGAGTCTCCAAAAACCTTAGATGTAATAGAGGAAGAGATTGTGGATAAGGCTACAGTTTTCGAAGACGGTGATACTGAACAACTAGTAGAGCCATAACACAACATAGCCACGAGCAGAcaaagaaggcaaattaaatcatcggtacgttatggttattCTAATATTGCCCATGCATTAACTATAGGTGATAAGGTGGAGATGAATGAGCCTTCATCCTATTCTGAGGCAATGGCTAGTGCTGAGTCATCACAATGGCTAAaggctatgagtgaagaaataGAATCATTTTTTCGGAATCAGACATGGAAGTTGGTCAAAgtaccaaaaaatcataaaattgttggatgcaaatgggtctacaaacggaaagagggcattcTTGGTGTAGAGGCAGTCAGGTTCAAGGCAAGACTTGTTGTGATGGGGTATACTCAATGAGAGGGCATCAACTATAATAAGGTGTTCTCTCTTGTGATAAGGCAATACCCCTATTCGTgtattacttgccttagttgctgCATAAGAT
The nucleotide sequence above comes from Eucalyptus grandis isolate ANBG69807.140 chromosome 2, ASM1654582v1, whole genome shotgun sequence. Encoded proteins:
- the LOC104432928 gene encoding UDP-glycosyltransferase 74B1, which gives rise to MKMEAEQRRAHVVVLPYPSQGHINPLLQFAKRLASKGLKATLATTHYTVKSIHAPNVGVEPISDGFDEKGFAQAGSEAVFLQSFEEHGSRTLSEVIEKYSSTDAPVTCVVYDSFFPWALNVAKQHGIFGAAFFTNSVAISNIFYRLHCGLLKLPLEFHDEALLVPGLPPLNSRDLPSFLQSPGTYPAYLAMKLRQFTNTDKADWIFGNSFEALEYEEAKSISDLWPAKLIGPMVPSTYLDCRIDKDDTYGASLWKPLNIECAHWLETKPPKSVVYVSFGSMISLTAEQMEEIAWGLKESGFPFLWVVRPSELDKLPQGFGEFVQEKVMIATWCNQLEVLAHRATGCFMTHCGWNSTLEGLSAGVPMVGVPRFADQFTNAKYVEEIWGVGVRPKEDEEGVVRREEVVKCLNEVMRGDRSDEIERNGRKWMELAKEAISEGGSSDRCINEFVEHLASHGEERRQVD